One Paenarthrobacter aurescens TC1 DNA window includes the following coding sequences:
- a CDS encoding penicillin binding protein transpeptidase domain (identified by match to protein family HMM PF00905) has product MNQAIRSSWMAAVAMFALIFGAISYVQVIGADDLNANPWNQRAVLASFCNERGSIIVGGKPVAESVPGTESCAFQRKYNQPELYAGITGYFSKFFGSTGLEQSMGETLAGNSDQLFLDRMSQMFLGKEPKGASVELTLDPAIQQLAMDLIPEGQRGSIVVTNPKTGAILAMASKPTYDPNLIATHDRTTAEANYAQLNQIPGINLNQNVSGPTGNLLSPGSVFKIIDTAAALNSGKYNKDSELPNPSSLPLPGSSASLPNYAGGNCNVRETASFAFALEQSCNTPFASIALDLGQDAIREQAQKFGFGQDFGDQLKLQQATSIFPEDLDQAQLAQSSVGQRDVKATPLQINLMTAAIANGGVQMKPNLVEAIRAPDLRVINEPKPEALRTSTTQPIASQITEWMTSAVDNGIAKGAAVPGVKVAGKTGTAELGDSGLNNSWFTGFAPANDPQVAVTIVMESVDVQTGAQLTSPNAKKIFEAVLNK; this is encoded by the coding sequence ATGAACCAGGCTATTCGCAGTAGTTGGATGGCTGCCGTCGCCATGTTCGCGTTGATCTTCGGCGCCATCAGCTACGTCCAGGTGATTGGTGCTGATGACCTCAATGCCAACCCCTGGAACCAGCGAGCTGTTTTGGCGTCCTTCTGCAACGAGCGCGGCTCGATCATTGTGGGTGGAAAGCCTGTGGCGGAGTCAGTTCCCGGGACTGAATCTTGCGCGTTCCAGCGAAAGTACAACCAGCCGGAGCTTTATGCCGGCATCACGGGATACTTCTCCAAGTTCTTTGGTTCCACCGGCTTGGAACAGTCCATGGGGGAAACTCTGGCGGGCAATTCCGATCAGTTGTTCCTGGATCGCATGAGCCAGATGTTCCTCGGCAAGGAGCCCAAGGGAGCGTCAGTGGAGTTGACCTTGGATCCTGCCATCCAGCAGTTGGCCATGGATCTGATTCCTGAAGGCCAGCGCGGTTCCATTGTGGTGACCAACCCCAAGACCGGCGCCATTCTCGCAATGGCTTCCAAGCCGACGTACGATCCCAACTTGATTGCCACGCATGACCGAACCACCGCGGAGGCCAATTACGCCCAGCTGAACCAGATTCCCGGTATCAACCTGAACCAGAACGTCAGCGGCCCTACCGGCAATCTCCTCTCACCTGGCTCGGTCTTCAAGATCATTGATACGGCTGCTGCACTGAACTCAGGGAAGTACAACAAGGACAGTGAACTGCCCAACCCCAGCAGCCTGCCATTGCCCGGAAGCAGTGCCAGCCTGCCCAACTACGCAGGCGGCAACTGCAACGTCCGCGAAACTGCGTCCTTCGCCTTTGCCCTTGAGCAGTCCTGCAACACCCCGTTTGCGAGCATCGCGCTTGATCTCGGCCAGGATGCCATCCGGGAACAGGCGCAGAAGTTCGGCTTCGGCCAGGACTTCGGCGATCAACTCAAGCTGCAGCAGGCCACCAGCATCTTCCCGGAGGACCTGGACCAGGCCCAGTTGGCTCAGTCCTCAGTGGGTCAGCGCGACGTCAAAGCCACACCGCTTCAGATCAACCTGATGACGGCGGCCATCGCCAACGGCGGAGTGCAGATGAAGCCGAACCTGGTTGAGGCCATCCGTGCGCCTGATCTGCGCGTCATCAACGAACCCAAGCCTGAGGCGCTCCGCACCAGCACCACGCAGCCCATCGCCAGTCAGATCACTGAGTGGATGACCAGTGCCGTAGACAATGGCATTGCCAAGGGTGCAGCCGTTCCCGGCGTCAAGGTGGCCGGCAAGACCGGCACCGCCGAGCTCGGCGATTCAGGTTTGAACAACTCATGGTTTACCGGGTTCGCCCCGGCAAACGACCCGCAAGTAGCCGTCACCATTGTCATGGAGAGTGTGGACGTGCAAACCGGGGCCCAGCTAACCAGTCCGAACGCAAAGAAGATTTTTGAGGCGGTGTTGAATAAGTGA
- a CDS encoding putative sortase family protein (identified by match to protein family HMM PF04203; match to protein family HMM TIGR01076), giving the protein MQGDLVAHQQQTAVSAVPSARHGQELRPRKRLRASDVIRKISQILGELLITAGIVLLLFVGWELWWTNVEADAKQTEAVKSFAQDFSGPITPAAPAAAPVDYGPPVVTPAPAYAGMIGIIYIPRFGPDYTRPIIEGTGSDVLDTLGLGHYGSTTMPGAPGNFAVAGHRQTHGAVLDNIHTLVPGDKIYIQTADGYYTYVFRNNQIVLPDRTDVLMPVPTQPGVQPTESILTMTSCNPRFGAQERIIAYSMLDSWQPASAGPPSEIAAQVARAHGKG; this is encoded by the coding sequence ATGCAAGGAGACCTTGTGGCGCATCAGCAGCAGACGGCGGTTTCAGCCGTGCCGTCCGCCCGCCATGGGCAGGAACTCCGCCCCCGCAAGCGTCTTCGGGCTTCGGACGTCATCCGGAAAATCAGTCAGATCCTGGGAGAACTGCTCATCACGGCAGGCATCGTCCTGCTCCTCTTTGTGGGCTGGGAGCTGTGGTGGACCAACGTGGAAGCAGACGCCAAGCAGACTGAAGCGGTGAAGAGCTTCGCTCAGGACTTCTCCGGCCCCATAACTCCTGCAGCGCCTGCCGCCGCCCCCGTGGACTACGGACCGCCTGTGGTTACGCCGGCACCGGCCTACGCTGGAATGATCGGAATCATCTACATTCCTCGTTTCGGCCCGGACTACACACGCCCCATCATCGAAGGCACCGGTTCAGACGTCCTGGACACCCTGGGACTGGGACACTACGGAAGCACCACCATGCCTGGCGCCCCCGGCAACTTCGCAGTGGCCGGCCACCGTCAAACCCACGGCGCCGTACTGGATAACATCCACACTCTGGTTCCCGGGGACAAGATCTACATCCAGACGGCTGACGGCTATTACACCTACGTGTTCCGCAACAATCAGATCGTCCTCCCGGACCGCACGGACGTCCTGATGCCCGTTCCCACCCAACCGGGAGTCCAGCCCACGGAAAGTATCCTCACCATGACGAGTTGCAACCCGCGGTTTGGGGCACAGGAACGCATCATCGCGTACTCGATGTTGGATAGTTGGCAACCCGCCTCAGCCGGACCGCCGTCGGAAATCGCCGCCCAAGTAGCCCGGGCACACGGAAAGGGGTAA
- a CDS encoding putative RNA polymerase sigma (70) factor (identified by match to protein family HMM PF04542; match to protein family HMM TIGR02937) codes for MVNKKPFEAVVREQGATVLRLCRAILGVHDADDAWSDTFLAALQAYPALPAEANVEAWLVTIAHRKCIDHVRAGTRRAMPVDNPPEQPSSLGIPGDGHEELLDAVTSLPPKQRQAVAYHYLAGLPYGDIAALLGGTAEAARRAGADGVKSLRSALAIHPSLAHTSSKGDI; via the coding sequence ATGGTTAATAAGAAGCCGTTCGAAGCGGTGGTGCGCGAGCAGGGCGCCACAGTGCTTCGGTTGTGTCGTGCGATTCTCGGCGTGCACGACGCCGATGATGCATGGTCAGATACGTTCCTGGCCGCGCTGCAGGCGTATCCGGCTCTCCCGGCAGAGGCGAATGTTGAGGCCTGGCTGGTCACCATCGCCCACCGCAAGTGCATCGACCATGTGAGGGCCGGAACCCGCCGCGCCATGCCGGTAGACAATCCACCGGAACAACCCTCCAGCCTGGGTATTCCTGGTGACGGGCACGAGGAACTGCTCGACGCAGTCACAAGCCTCCCGCCAAAGCAGCGCCAGGCCGTTGCCTACCACTATCTTGCGGGTCTTCCCTATGGCGATATTGCCGCCCTGTTGGGGGGCACCGCCGAGGCCGCCCGTCGCGCCGGCGCTGACGGCGTGAAGTCGCTCCGCTCCGCTCTGGCCATCCACCCGTCGCTGGCTCATACATCCTCGAAAGGTGATATCTGA
- a CDS encoding methylated-DNA-[protein]-cysteine S-methyltransferase (identified by match to protein family HMM PF01035; match to protein family HMM PF02870; match to protein family HMM TIGR00589) — MSSRHTTLDSPLGQLTLTARGEVLTGIFYDGHWHMPPPDYFGDPAGIEDPVFARTRTELAEYLDGHRTVFDVPFQALGNPFQEKVWERLQHIPFGETVSYGQLAAEFGDPHLAQAVGSAVGRNPISIIIPCHRVVGRNGQLTGYAGGLRNKRFLLELEEPAEVREGKLF; from the coding sequence ATGAGCAGCCGGCACACCACCTTGGATTCCCCACTGGGGCAGTTGACGCTGACTGCCCGCGGGGAAGTTTTGACGGGCATTTTCTACGATGGACACTGGCATATGCCTCCGCCCGACTATTTCGGAGACCCAGCCGGAATCGAGGACCCGGTCTTCGCGCGTACCCGGACCGAACTAGCCGAGTATTTGGATGGCCACCGGACAGTTTTCGATGTCCCCTTCCAAGCTTTGGGAAACCCGTTCCAGGAGAAGGTCTGGGAGCGGCTTCAACATATTCCTTTCGGTGAAACCGTCAGCTACGGGCAGTTGGCTGCTGAATTCGGGGATCCCCATCTTGCCCAGGCCGTTGGCTCCGCGGTGGGACGCAACCCCATCAGCATCATTATTCCCTGCCATCGAGTGGTTGGGCGCAACGGTCAACTCACCGGGTACGCGGGTGGTCTTCGAAACAAGCGTTTCCTCTTGGAATTGGAAGAGCCGGCTGAAGTGCGGGAGGGCAAGCTTTTTTGA
- a CDS encoding methylated-DNA-[protein]-cysteine S-methyltransferase (identified by match to protein family HMM PF01035; match to protein family HMM PF02870; match to protein family HMM TIGR00589), with protein MASLHARLESDAQLTHTLDIAYRIVDSPLGKLLLAATDRGIIRVAFEVEDHQSVLQLLANTVSPRILEAPARLDDAARELDEYFTGARKEFDLTLDFRLSRGFRLNVLRHLPRIPYGNTASYAQVAQAAGSPNAVRAVGTACATNPLPLIVPCHRVVKSDGSFGGYLGGSEAKRALLRLEAAA; from the coding sequence ATGGCCAGCCTCCATGCCCGGTTGGAGAGCGACGCTCAGCTCACCCACACTTTGGACATCGCGTACAGGATTGTGGACTCCCCGTTAGGGAAACTCCTCTTGGCTGCCACGGATCGGGGAATTATCCGCGTGGCATTCGAGGTGGAAGACCACCAGTCCGTCCTGCAGCTCCTGGCTAATACCGTAAGTCCACGGATCCTTGAGGCACCGGCCCGGTTGGACGACGCCGCGCGGGAACTCGACGAGTACTTCACAGGCGCCCGGAAGGAGTTTGACCTCACGCTGGACTTCCGTTTGTCCCGCGGTTTCCGTCTTAACGTTCTGCGTCATCTGCCTCGGATCCCGTATGGCAACACAGCCAGCTATGCCCAGGTGGCCCAGGCAGCCGGCAGCCCCAACGCGGTACGCGCCGTGGGAACCGCCTGCGCCACCAACCCTTTGCCCCTCATTGTGCCGTGCCACCGGGTAGTGAAGTCCGACGGCAGTTTCGGCGGCTATCTTGGCGGAAGCGAGGCCAAACGCGCATTGCTCCGCCTTGAGGCGGCGGCATGA
- a CDS encoding anthranilate synthase component II (identified by match to protein family HMM PF00117; match to protein family HMM TIGR00566), whose amino-acid sequence MSTTKILVVDNYDSFVYTLVGYLQELGAETTVVRNDDVTLAEATELAATRDGVLVSPGPGTPAEAGVCIELIKWCGEAAKPMFGVCLGHQALAEAYGGVVTHAPELMHGKTSPVRHEGKSVFAGLPSPVTATRYHSLAAVRDSIPDVLEITAETTNGVVMGLQHKTAPLCGVQFHPESVLTEGGYQMLGNWLESLGMTGAAERASKLSPLIKQ is encoded by the coding sequence ATGAGCACAACAAAAATCCTTGTAGTGGATAACTACGACAGCTTCGTCTACACGCTGGTGGGATACCTCCAGGAACTCGGCGCAGAGACCACGGTTGTCCGCAACGACGACGTGACACTCGCCGAAGCCACCGAGCTCGCAGCAACCCGCGACGGCGTCCTGGTCTCCCCCGGCCCGGGTACTCCTGCCGAAGCAGGCGTCTGCATCGAGCTCATCAAGTGGTGCGGTGAGGCCGCCAAGCCTATGTTCGGTGTCTGCTTGGGGCACCAGGCCCTGGCCGAAGCCTATGGCGGAGTGGTGACTCACGCGCCGGAACTTATGCACGGCAAGACGTCACCGGTCCGGCATGAAGGCAAGAGTGTCTTTGCCGGTCTCCCGTCGCCCGTCACGGCAACGCGCTACCACTCCCTGGCCGCGGTTCGGGACTCCATCCCGGACGTTCTGGAAATCACCGCGGAGACCACCAACGGCGTTGTGATGGGGCTGCAGCATAAGACGGCACCCCTCTGCGGCGTGCAATTCCATCCCGAATCGGTGCTCACTGAAGGCGGATACCAGATGCTGGGTAACTGGTTGGAGTCCCTCGGCATGACCGGGGCGGCGGAACGCGCCTCAAAGCTGAGCCCACTGATCAAGCAATAA
- a CDS encoding putative serine/threonine kinase domain protein (identified by match to protein family HMM PF00069) produces the protein MRPTSGITLGGRFQLTSRIAIGGMGEVWKAKDQILGRIVAIKVLKEEYTGDPGFLQRFRAEARHTALLNHVGIANVFDYGEEAGSAYLVMELVPGHPLSGILEREQVLSPDMTLSIISQTARALAVAHAQGLVHRDIKPGNLLITPDNRVKVTDFGIARLADQVPLTQTGQVMGTAQYLAPEQATGQTATGSSDIYSLGVIGYECLTGHRPFSGESQIAIALAQVNDAPPPLPETLPTPVRALLMSMLAKDPKNRPANAIKLAEAAEAIRNGDIATAHAAVPGMLLFESTTGPITAPVDTATAPTGVVTSPYGKEQSTTATSALPVLGAGAAGAALGAAAASDNPLTRANALEAERQLSDDEEVVYTDDENYDDAEPERKKRSPWTWPLVALILLVLFALVGFLISQSGFFSPSPAPSESTTTSASRSASPTSASATPTPRPTETSEAPQPTQSVPQKINVIPEQYQGQPFETVSAQLRALGLGVDGQEVFDDTAPVGIVTGLNPTGPVNPGETITVTYSKGPELVAVPAIAPGVDEARVQQAIEGAGLQWVAGEPVNGAIGQQPGTFVRSSPAAGSQVAAGSTVTYYLSKELVPIDPGTSTATPTGTGSPSR, from the coding sequence GTGAGGCCTACTTCAGGAATCACACTCGGCGGCAGGTTCCAGCTGACCAGTCGCATTGCGATTGGCGGCATGGGCGAGGTCTGGAAGGCCAAGGACCAAATCCTCGGCCGGATCGTTGCCATCAAGGTGCTCAAAGAGGAATACACCGGTGACCCCGGCTTCCTCCAGCGCTTCCGCGCCGAGGCACGGCACACTGCCCTGCTCAACCACGTCGGCATCGCCAACGTCTTCGATTACGGCGAGGAAGCCGGTTCGGCCTATCTGGTGATGGAGCTCGTGCCCGGACACCCCTTGAGTGGCATCCTCGAGCGCGAGCAGGTCCTCTCACCGGACATGACGCTCTCTATCATCTCGCAGACAGCGCGGGCCCTGGCGGTTGCGCACGCGCAGGGCTTGGTCCACCGTGACATCAAGCCAGGCAACCTGCTGATCACGCCGGACAACCGCGTCAAGGTCACCGACTTCGGCATCGCCCGATTGGCAGACCAGGTGCCGCTCACGCAAACCGGCCAGGTCATGGGCACCGCCCAGTATTTGGCTCCGGAGCAGGCGACGGGCCAGACGGCAACGGGCTCCTCGGACATCTACTCGCTCGGCGTCATCGGCTACGAGTGCCTCACAGGGCACCGTCCGTTCTCCGGTGAATCGCAGATTGCCATTGCCCTAGCCCAGGTAAACGACGCACCGCCGCCCCTTCCGGAAACGCTGCCCACGCCCGTGCGCGCTCTCCTGATGTCCATGCTGGCCAAAGATCCCAAGAACCGCCCCGCCAACGCCATCAAGCTGGCCGAAGCCGCTGAAGCCATCCGCAATGGGGACATCGCCACGGCGCACGCAGCCGTACCCGGCATGCTGTTGTTCGAATCCACTACCGGACCCATCACGGCGCCTGTGGACACCGCGACGGCCCCCACCGGCGTCGTAACCTCGCCTTACGGCAAGGAGCAGTCGACGACGGCGACCTCCGCACTTCCGGTGCTGGGCGCCGGTGCTGCAGGGGCTGCTCTCGGAGCCGCTGCTGCGTCTGACAACCCCCTGACGCGTGCCAACGCGCTGGAGGCTGAGCGGCAGCTTAGCGACGACGAAGAAGTGGTTTACACCGACGACGAGAACTACGATGACGCTGAACCGGAGCGCAAGAAGCGGAGTCCGTGGACGTGGCCCTTGGTTGCCCTGATCCTTCTGGTCCTGTTTGCCTTGGTTGGTTTCCTGATCTCCCAGTCGGGATTCTTCTCGCCGAGCCCCGCGCCGAGTGAGTCCACCACCACCAGTGCCAGCCGGAGCGCAAGCCCCACCTCCGCGTCGGCCACCCCGACGCCGAGGCCTACGGAGACCTCTGAGGCACCCCAGCCCACGCAGTCGGTTCCCCAGAAAATCAACGTCATCCCGGAGCAATACCAAGGCCAGCCTTTTGAGACGGTCAGCGCACAACTTCGTGCCTTGGGGCTTGGAGTGGACGGTCAGGAAGTCTTCGACGACACAGCTCCCGTTGGTATCGTGACGGGCCTGAACCCCACCGGTCCTGTTAACCCGGGAGAAACCATCACCGTGACCTACTCCAAGGGCCCGGAATTGGTGGCTGTACCCGCCATTGCTCCAGGGGTGGACGAAGCCCGAGTTCAGCAAGCCATTGAAGGTGCCGGACTGCAGTGGGTGGCGGGCGAACCCGTCAACGGTGCAATCGGCCAGCAGCCCGGAACCTTTGTCCGGTCCTCGCCGGCAGCCGGCAGCCAGGTCGCAGCAGGCTCAACGGTCACCTACTACCTGTCCAAGGAACTTGTTCCGATCGATCCCGGGACGTCCACTGCCACGCCCACCGGCACCGGCAGCCCGAGCAGATAA
- a CDS encoding putative serine/threonine protein kinase (identified by match to protein family HMM PF00069; match to protein family HMM PF03793) translates to MSTSRPGPAHREESTPVSSQRILNSRYELGELIGRGGMADVYRGTDTLLGRTIAVKVLRADLARDPQFQARFKREAQAVAALNHPSIVAIFDTGEYSVPGGPGEDVRVPYIVMEYVAGRTLRDMIKANELGVEDSVGFTLGVLGALEYSHRAGIVHRDIKPANVMVCADTGDVKVMDFGIARAMADSAATMTQTQAVVGTAQYLSPEQARGETVDARSDLYSAGCLLFELLTSRPPFIGDSPVSVAYQHVRETPDLASAHNPEVSEALDSVLVKALQKSRTDRFQDAAAFRRALRAASNGIPVPAVAASEAPTDPNDLVDPEDPATELLSTTAVGFLDADQFKDEPTDQPQEEPLPLGLPPEREVPERQKSRRRAWVATLVIFTVLVLAGGGFWLYSLMNMQPPPPAKIAVPVVTNMSESQAIQALYSAKLKPTSVREPSDTVAKDMTIGTSPIAGAMLEQDAEVVLKISSGPSSVTIPADIVGRTEPDAREALRRLGITGEVVTALTHSPTVPAGVVLGTAPAPGGAIAVESKVELQVSTGKVLMPQLIALPAAEAEAALKANGLNIAIVEQENSQVAAGTVTAQSDAFNTEVAQGKVVTVTVAKAPAPVPTPTPTPTPTETEKPTPKPTPTPTKK, encoded by the coding sequence ATGTCAACGTCACGCCCAGGTCCTGCGCATCGAGAGGAGAGCACACCCGTGTCCTCCCAGCGCATCCTCAATTCTCGCTATGAACTTGGCGAGCTGATCGGTCGTGGCGGTATGGCGGATGTCTACCGGGGAACGGACACCCTGCTGGGACGGACCATCGCCGTCAAGGTCCTGCGAGCGGACCTTGCACGGGATCCCCAGTTTCAGGCCCGTTTCAAGCGCGAGGCCCAAGCTGTAGCGGCGTTGAACCACCCGTCCATCGTGGCCATCTTCGACACCGGCGAATACTCGGTACCTGGAGGGCCGGGCGAAGACGTGCGCGTCCCGTATATCGTCATGGAATACGTGGCCGGACGTACCCTGCGCGACATGATCAAGGCCAACGAGCTTGGCGTCGAGGACTCCGTCGGCTTCACCCTGGGTGTGTTGGGCGCTCTCGAGTACAGCCACCGTGCAGGCATCGTCCACCGCGATATCAAGCCGGCCAATGTGATGGTCTGTGCCGACACCGGGGATGTGAAGGTCATGGACTTCGGCATCGCGCGTGCCATGGCCGATTCTGCCGCCACAATGACCCAGACACAGGCCGTGGTGGGCACTGCCCAATATCTTTCGCCGGAGCAGGCCCGTGGCGAAACGGTGGATGCGCGCAGTGACCTCTACTCGGCCGGTTGCCTGCTGTTCGAGCTGCTGACCAGCAGGCCTCCGTTCATTGGCGACAGCCCCGTATCGGTTGCTTACCAACACGTCCGTGAGACCCCGGACTTGGCCAGCGCCCACAACCCGGAGGTCTCCGAAGCACTGGATTCCGTGTTGGTTAAGGCGCTGCAGAAGAGCCGCACGGATCGATTCCAGGATGCGGCAGCCTTCCGTCGGGCCCTGCGTGCCGCCAGCAACGGCATCCCCGTACCCGCGGTGGCAGCCAGCGAGGCTCCCACGGACCCCAACGACCTCGTGGACCCTGAAGACCCGGCAACAGAGCTTTTGAGCACAACGGCCGTAGGCTTCCTCGATGCCGATCAGTTTAAGGACGAACCGACCGATCAGCCTCAGGAAGAACCGCTTCCGTTGGGCCTCCCACCGGAACGTGAGGTGCCCGAGCGCCAGAAGTCCCGCCGTCGAGCCTGGGTTGCCACGTTGGTGATCTTCACAGTCCTGGTGCTGGCCGGCGGCGGCTTCTGGCTCTACAGCCTCATGAACATGCAACCGCCGCCACCGGCGAAAATTGCCGTTCCGGTAGTCACCAACATGTCCGAATCCCAGGCCATCCAGGCCCTGTACTCGGCCAAACTGAAACCCACATCTGTTCGCGAGCCCAGCGACACCGTGGCCAAGGACATGACAATCGGGACATCGCCGATTGCTGGTGCCATGTTGGAACAAGATGCTGAAGTCGTCCTGAAGATCTCCAGCGGTCCCAGCTCAGTGACCATCCCGGCGGACATCGTGGGGCGCACTGAACCCGACGCACGGGAAGCTTTGCGCAGGCTTGGCATCACCGGCGAAGTAGTGACCGCTTTGACCCACAGCCCCACTGTCCCGGCCGGCGTAGTGCTCGGCACTGCTCCCGCACCGGGCGGCGCGATTGCTGTGGAAAGCAAAGTGGAGCTGCAGGTTTCCACCGGCAAGGTCCTCATGCCTCAGTTGATCGCGTTACCGGCAGCTGAAGCGGAAGCCGCGCTGAAGGCCAACGGGCTGAACATCGCAATCGTGGAACAGGAAAATTCGCAGGTTGCGGCGGGAACAGTCACGGCTCAGAGCGATGCCTTCAACACTGAGGTGGCCCAGGGCAAGGTGGTAACTGTCACGGTGGCCAAGGCCCCCGCACCGGTCCCCACACCGACGCCTACCCCTACTCCTACGGAGACTGAGAAGCCGACGCCGAAGCCCACACCTACGCCAACCAAGAAATAG
- a CDS encoding hypothetical UPF0233 membrane protein (identified by match to protein family HMM PF06781) has translation MRHKVSLHRARAAWADPRLRLDLTARTNPERRVAVNRWKFPSCRISRLAGRVLTEQPGGSVPESKPRKRPARQAQQTSAAQQYKPNPVWYKAVMFGLMILGLIWIITFYITEGQLPIREWASWNIVAGFGIAIVGFLMTTRWRS, from the coding sequence ATGCGCCACAAGGTCTCCTTGCATAGGGCGCGGGCGGCGTGGGCGGACCCCCGGTTGCGGCTAGACTTGACAGCTAGAACCAACCCGGAACGCCGTGTGGCCGTTAACCGCTGGAAATTTCCTTCCTGCAGGATATCAAGGCTGGCGGGACGGGTATTAACCGAACAGCCAGGAGGATCCGTGCCCGAGTCCAAGCCCCGCAAGCGGCCTGCCCGTCAGGCCCAGCAGACTTCCGCAGCACAGCAGTACAAGCCCAACCCGGTTTGGTACAAGGCTGTCATGTTCGGCCTGATGATCCTCGGCCTGATCTGGATCATTACTTTCTACATCACAGAGGGCCAGCTCCCCATCCGCGAGTGGGCCTCGTGGAACATCGTGGCAGGCTTCGGGATTGCGATCGTCGGCTTCCTCATGACCACCCGGTGGCGCTCCTAG